The following are encoded together in the Planococcus antarcticus DSM 14505 genome:
- a CDS encoding DUF84 family protein has product MKKIRAAIASKNPAKINAVSSVLKNLEWTIDLSAVDAESEVSAQPFSQQETRRGAVNRANNALGELDFAIGLEGGVYEMDKTLYLCNWGALATQGGRLFTAAGAQIPLPTEIAKSLYDGKELGPVMDDYANESGIRHHKGAIGILTDGLVNRGEMFSQIVKLLIGQYQRDSD; this is encoded by the coding sequence ATGAAAAAAATTCGTGCAGCAATAGCATCAAAAAATCCTGCGAAAATTAACGCAGTATCAAGCGTTCTTAAAAACCTGGAGTGGACAATCGATTTATCCGCCGTAGATGCCGAATCAGAAGTTTCAGCACAGCCTTTCTCACAGCAGGAAACACGGCGAGGTGCGGTAAACAGGGCGAACAACGCATTAGGAGAATTAGATTTTGCCATTGGGTTAGAGGGCGGAGTCTATGAAATGGATAAGACGCTATATTTATGCAACTGGGGTGCTTTGGCTACGCAGGGTGGACGATTGTTTACAGCTGCCGGTGCTCAGATACCATTACCGACTGAGATTGCAAAAAGCCTTTATGATGGTAAAGAACTCGGACCTGTCATGGACGATTATGCCAACGAAAGCGGAATACGTCACCATAAAGGCGCCATTGGAATCTTAACAGATGGTCTCGTCAACCGAGGGGAAATGTTCAGCCAAATCGTCAAATTGTTAATTGGCCAATACCAGCGGGACAGCGATTAA
- a CDS encoding thioredoxin family protein — protein MKNLRSTEEFQELVKEPLAIFMFTAAWCPDCRVIDPIMPEIEKIFPDLAFVSVDRDQFIDLCIEQDVYGIPSFLAYANGQETGRFVSKDRKTQTEIEEFISNLPK, from the coding sequence ATGAAAAATTTACGGTCGACTGAAGAATTTCAAGAATTGGTCAAAGAACCTTTAGCTATTTTTATGTTTACAGCAGCATGGTGTCCAGATTGTCGCGTTATTGATCCTATCATGCCTGAAATTGAAAAAATATTTCCGGACCTTGCCTTTGTATCGGTGGATCGTGATCAGTTTATTGATTTGTGCATTGAGCAGGACGTTTATGGCATTCCGAGTTTTCTTGCTTATGCGAATGGCCAGGAAACTGGACGTTTCGTCAGCAAGGACCGTAAAACGCAAACAGAAATTGAGGAATTTATTTCAAATCTTCCAAAATAA
- a CDS encoding DUF1444 family protein: protein MKSTELFNVLREHMPSRQLEWRFDREKDVVNIQHKELGKGMSISLPQVINRFEAKGDAAIQEIVYTITETFDAMEREANGEMKSTNHIFPVIRSTSFPTESTEGHKFVTADHTAETRIYFALDAGTTYRLIDENVLNSLSLTEEQIKEIAKFQVKKLKTSLKEDHVAGNIFYFLNENDGYDASRILNESFLKEMKTKITGDMTVSVPHQDVLIIGDIRNETGYDVLAQMAMHFFTNGKVPITSLSFIYENDELEPIFIMAKNRPNEENDKK from the coding sequence ATGAAATCTACAGAACTTTTTAATGTACTAAGAGAGCATATGCCAAGCCGTCAACTAGAATGGCGCTTTGACCGCGAGAAAGATGTTGTAAATATCCAACATAAAGAATTGGGTAAAGGCATGAGTATTTCCTTGCCGCAAGTAATCAACCGATTTGAAGCAAAAGGCGATGCAGCAATCCAGGAAATCGTCTATACCATTACAGAAACGTTTGACGCTATGGAGCGGGAAGCGAATGGTGAAATGAAATCGACCAATCATATTTTCCCGGTCATCCGTTCGACTTCTTTTCCAACTGAATCTACTGAAGGACATAAGTTCGTTACGGCTGACCATACAGCGGAAACACGGATTTATTTTGCCCTGGATGCTGGCACTACCTATCGCTTAATTGACGAAAATGTGTTAAATTCATTAAGTCTGACAGAAGAGCAGATTAAAGAAATTGCGAAGTTTCAAGTGAAAAAATTGAAAACTTCGCTGAAAGAAGACCACGTAGCCGGCAATATCTTTTATTTTCTAAATGAAAATGATGGCTATGACGCTTCACGCATCTTAAATGAATCGTTCTTAAAAGAAATGAAAACAAAAATTACGGGGGATATGACTGTGTCGGTGCCCCATCAGGATGTATTGATTATTGGTGATATCCGAAATGAAACGGGATACGATGTGCTCGCGCAAATGGCCATGCATTTCTTTACAAATGGCAAAGTGCCGATTACTTCTTTATCGTTCATTTATGAAAATGATGAACTTGAGCCAATTTTCATCATGGCGAAAAATAGACCTAATGAGGAGAACGATAAAAAATGA
- the ytpR gene encoding YtpR family tRNA-binding protein has translation MNVFYNKQGIGDVLLVQLQTETPEKIYPEQSGDVTLIKDETGKIVGFNLFNATSYAELPESEQVELSEGLVTSLQNALVKNDIDLILEVDFSPKFIVGFVEAKEKHPNADKLNVCRVAVGGEKLQIVCGAPNVEQGQRVVVAKVGAVMPSGMVIRDAELRGVASSGMICSAKELALPDAPQEKGIFVLPEDAEIGSAFQVKA, from the coding sequence ATGAATGTATTTTACAATAAACAGGGAATTGGCGATGTGTTGCTAGTTCAACTGCAAACAGAAACCCCAGAAAAAATTTATCCTGAACAGTCAGGAGATGTCACATTGATCAAAGATGAGACCGGAAAAATTGTGGGATTTAATTTGTTCAATGCTACAAGCTATGCGGAACTACCAGAAAGCGAGCAAGTGGAACTGTCAGAAGGACTTGTCACTTCTTTGCAGAATGCCTTAGTGAAAAATGATATCGATTTGATACTAGAAGTAGATTTTTCACCGAAATTTATCGTGGGGTTTGTAGAAGCAAAAGAAAAACATCCAAATGCGGATAAATTAAACGTCTGTCGGGTAGCTGTTGGCGGCGAAAAATTGCAAATCGTCTGCGGCGCTCCGAATGTCGAACAGGGCCAAAGAGTAGTAGTGGCTAAAGTTGGGGCTGTCATGCCTTCAGGAATGGTCATTCGTGATGCGGAACTTCGGGGAGTGGCATCATCCGGAATGATTTGTTCAGCAAAAGAATTGGCTTTGCCGGATGCTCCTCAGGAAAAAGGCATTTTTGTGCTGCCTGAAGATGCAGAAATCGGTTCAGCTTTCCAAGTAAAGGCGTGA